Genomic segment of Paenibacillus sp. FSL R5-0623:
CGCGTTCGATTGTGGACGGGGAAAGAGATCAATTAACTTGCGGATATAATCACAACAATGAATTGTTTGCAGATCGGAAGTATATCCAAAACTAAAAAACATCGAGCCATGCAGGATGGTTTGATGTTTTTTAGTTTACATTGAATGAGCTCATCATTATTTTGGCAAAGCTTCAATCACATCACGTCTTTGTTTGATATATTTACCGGGGGAGATGCCGACCATTTTGGTAAAACTGCGAATAAAATTGGCATAGTCACTAAAGCCCGATTGAAAGCATGCATCCGTAATACTCATTCCTTCAGACAGGTGATATTTTGCCCGTTCAATACGACGACCCAAAATGTAGGAACGGATCGTCAATCCAGTATGCTTCTTGAACTGGCGGCTGATATAAGTACTGTTCATGTAGAACACTTCGGCAAGTTTGCGAAGCGTAATGTCTTGATTTAGATGTGTTTCAATATAATCCATGGTTTCACGAACCAGTTCAGGCATAATGTCATTGGGAACAAAGGAATTGTTATGAAACCAGACATTAATCATGACCAACAATTGGGCTACGGCAGCATTTATTTTGATATCGGTGCCATAAGCATCGGAAGCAAGCAATCCTTCCA
This window contains:
- a CDS encoding AraC family transcriptional regulator, which encodes MSGSSECFYDPIQPELLYLHSVTTYKLETIYHRHNAYEIYLFLRGNVHFYVENRCYHVQPGDLLVMSPEEMHRAFILDESEYERITINLKKTYLFQLSTPSTNLSSCFDHRPKGTGNIVHLDDDNLKQMLQCTNELEGLLASDAYGTDIKINAAVAQLLVMINVWFHNNSFVPNDIMPELVRETMDYIETHLNQDITLRKLAEVFYMNSTYISRQFKKHTGLTIRSYILGRRIERAKYHLSEGMSITDACFQSGFSDYANFIRSFTKMVGISPGKYIKQRRDVIEALPK